In Oryza glaberrima chromosome 8, OglaRS2, whole genome shotgun sequence, the following are encoded in one genomic region:
- the LOC127781224 gene encoding fasciclin-like arabinogalactan protein 7, whose amino-acid sequence MMESKAAMMVTILLCCSSISPAFAQKHKGPPAAAAVSLPPSPAPSPAAPRHVDLADLLSVAGPFHTFLDLLEKTDVLRTFQSQANGSKDGITVFVPKDAAFASLARSATANLTSDQLKSLALYHALPRYYSLAEFNRLGGAASPVPTLAGGEYTVNVTDDMGTVHVGSMWSNPKISSSVYSTRPVAVYEVDRVLLPMQIFRTDPPMAPSPAPAPDAKPASDAASPLPGKSSSAKAKADDKKSSSSPPSSRRGAGIAGYFLALAASASAGLLLLC is encoded by the coding sequence ATGATGGAATCCAAAGCAGCCATGATGGTGACCATCCTGCTCTGCTGCTCCTCCATCTCACCGGCGTTCGCGCAGAAGCACAAAggcccgcccgccgcggcggccgtgagcctcccgccgtcgccggcgccgtccccggcggcgccgcgccacgtggacctcgccgacctcctgAGCGTGGCGGGTCCGTTCCACACGTTCCTCGACCTCCTGGAGAAGACGGACGTGCTCAGGACGTTCCAGAGCCAGGCGAACGGCAGCAAGGACGGGATCACGGTGTTCGTCCCCAAGGACGCGGCGTTCGCGTCGCtggcgaggtcggcgacggcgaaccTCACCTCCGACCAGCTCAAGTCGCTGGCGCTGTACCACGCGCTGCCGAGGTACTACTCCCTCGCCGAGTTCAACAGGCTGGGCGGCGCGGCCAGCCCGGTGCccacgctcgccggcggcgagtacACGGTCAACGTCACCGACGACATGGGCACCGTCCATGTCGGGTCGATGTGGTCCAACCCCAAGATCAGCAGCAGCGTCTACTCCACCCGCCCCGTCGCCGTCTACGAGGTGGACAGGGTGCTCCTCCCGATGCAGATCTTCAGGACCGACCCGCCcatggcgccgtcgccggcgccggcgccggacgccaagccggcctccgaCGCCGCCAGCCCGCTCCCCGGGAAGTCGTCGAGCGCCAAGGCGAAGGCGGACGACAAGAagagctcgtcgtcgccgccgtcgtcgcgccgcggcgccggcatTGCCGGCTACTTCTTGGCTCTTGCTGCATCTGCCTCAGCTGGATTGCTGCTCCTGTGTTGA
- the LOC127782953 gene encoding uncharacterized protein LOC127782953, giving the protein MSVEIVDGSTVRSFVDDEAAFNASVDGRFAALDADRDGVLSYADMSGELMALRVLDTHFGVDDGHGGADDGLYRGLFARFDRDGDGKVGLHEFRAEMKEVMLAVANGLGFLPVQMVVEDGSFLKVAVDRELAKAA; this is encoded by the coding sequence ATGAGCGTGGAGATCGTGGACGGGAGCACGGTGCGGAGCTTCGTGGACGACGAGGCCGCCTTCAACGCGTCGGTGGACGGGCGCTTCGCGGCGCTGGACGCCGACCGCGACGGCGTCCTCTCCTACGCCGACATGTCCGGGGAGCTCATGGCGCTCCGCGTGCTGGACACCCACTtcggcgtcgacgacggccacggcggcgccgacgacgggcTCTACCGCGGCCTCTTCGCCCGCTTcgaccgcgacggcgacggcaaggtCGGCCTCCACGAGTTCCGCGCCGAGATGAAGGAGGTCATGCTCGCCGTCGCCAATGGCCTCGGCTTCCTCCCCGTCCAGATGGTCGTCGAGGATGGCAGCTTCCTCAAGGTGGCCGTCGACAGGGAGCTCGCCAAGGCCGCCTAA